In Planctomycetota bacterium, the genomic stretch GTGCGACCGAGACGATCCTCCGCCATCTCGCGAAGCGCGACATCTACTCCATCGGCCGCTACGGGCGCTGGGAGTACTCCTCGATGGAAGACGCGCTGCTGCAAGGCCGCGAGACCGCGCAGCGGCTGCTGGAGAGGCATGAGACTTGACCACCGAGACTGACACCCGCCCGGCCATTTCGATCCTCATCCCGATCTACAACGAGGAGTCAATCCTCGAAGCCTCCGTGCGCGAGTTGACCGGCGGCCTGGCCACGTACGGCCTGCCCTACGAACTCGTGCTGTGCGAGAACGGCAGCAGAGATCGCACGGTGGAGATCGGGGAACGCCTGTGCCGCGAGTTCCCCACAGTGCGGTTGCTGCGATGTCCCATCCCCAACTACGGCGCGGCCCTGGCCATGGGCATCCGCGAGGCGCGCGGCGACAACATCGTGTGCTTCGAGATCGACTTCTACGACATCCCCTTCGTCGAGATCGCCCACGTGCTGCTCAAGAAGTACGACGCGGTGATCGGCTCGAAGCGCGCCCGCGGCGCCCGCGACCGCCGCCCGCTCATCCGCCGCTTCATCACCTGGGGCTTCAACACCTTTCTCCGCATCGTCTTCGGCTTCACCGGCACCGACACGCACGGCATCAAGGCCTTCCGCGCTGCGCCCGTGCGCCCGCTGGTAGACGCCTGCAAGACCGACAAGGACATCTTCACGACCGAGCTGGTCATCCGCATGGAACGCGCCGACCTGCGCCTGTGCGAAATCCCCCTGGAGATCACAGAGAAACGCCCCGCGCCCGTCAACATCCTCCGCCGCGTGCCCAACGCCCTCAAGGGCCTCTGGCGCCTCTGGAAGGCCACCCGCGGCATCCAGCGGCCGGCGCACCCGATGGAGTCCGCCTCCACGAAGCAGGTGGAGAAGTGACGATCTACAACGACCTTCCCAACGCCCTGACAGTGGACCTGGAGGACTGGTATCACTCCGTCCTGGAGGTGGACCCGGCAAACTGGCTGCGCCACGAGGACCGCGTGGCCGCGGCCACCGAGCGCCTGCTGGCGTGCCTGGCCGAGCGGGGGGCGAGAGCCACCTTCTTCGTCCTCGGCCACGTGGCCGAGCGACACCCCGACCTGGTGCCGGCCATCGAGGCGGCGGGCCACGAGATCGCCTGCCATGGCTACGAGCACCGCCTCGTCTACACTCTCTCGCCCAACGACTTCCGGGACGACCTGCGCCGCTCGCTCCACCTGCTGCGCTCGCAGGCGAAGGCCCCGGTCCGCGGCTTCCGGGCGGCCTACTGGTCCATCACTCGCGCCTGCCCCTGGGCGCTCGATGTTCTGGCCGACGAGGGGCTGGCCTACGACTCCAGCATCTACCCCACGCGGACGAGCCTGTACGGGGTGCCCGACGCGCCGCGAGGGCCGTATCGCCTGCGCGCGCCCGGCGGGCGGGCGCTCCTGGAGTTCCCGCCGTCGGTGCTCCGCTTGCCCGTGCGGAACCTGCCCTTCGCCGGCGGCATTTACCTGCGCCTGCTGCCCTACTGGTTCGTGCGATGGGCGATGCGCCGCTTCCGCAGGGGGGGACGGCCGGCCTTGGTCTACATCCACCCGCCGGAATTCGACCCCGGCAAGCCGCGCCTGGCGCTGCCGCTGGCCCGGCGTGTGCTGCACTATGCTCGCCTGGACGCCTTGCGAGTGAAGGTGCCGCGGCTGCTGGCCGACTTCGCGTTCACTACCCTCGGCGCGCTGTACGACCGCTGCGCCGCCGATCCGAAGCTCCCCGTATGGTCGTTGGAGGGTTGGCGGGCCTGATGTCCGCTCAGACCAACAACCCCGTTCGAGTGCCCCCGCCGCGGCGTCGCATGGTGCGCCAGATGCTCGTCGTCCTCGCGCTGGCCGTGGCGATCCGCCTGCCGCTCACGCAGTTCCCGATGGGGCCGTCGGCGGGCACCATCGGGTACGTCGGCCAACGCTGGCTCGAGGGCGCGGTGCCCTACCGCGATGCCTGGGACCACGAGGCCCCCGGGTTGTACCTGCTGTCGGGGGTCACGGTGCGGTACCTCGCCCCGGCCGGCGCCCGGCTCGAGCAGGCGCTGGCCAACCTGCTGGTCGGCCAGCCCGGGGCCTCGCCGCGCGTGACGCCGGGCGAAGCCATGCCCGAGACGTGCCGGGTCGTGATGATGGCCCTCGACCTGATCGGCGTGCTGCTCGTCTACGCGTTCGTGCGCGCCTGGTGTGGGCATACCGAGGCGGTCGTGGCCGCCGGCGTCTGCGGCTTCTTCGGCGGCGCGCTCCTGGTGCAGGGCGACTGCCTGGGGCCGTGGCCTGCGGTGAACTGCCTGGTGATCACCGCGATGCTGGCCGCCCTGCGGTCCGAGGGCCGGGATGCGCGCTGGCTCCTTGCGAGCGGGCTGCTTGCCGGGCTGGCGGCGTGCTTTGAACTGCTTGCGCTGTTCTACGCGCTGGCCATCGTGGCGTGGGCCGCGGCGACGCGGTGGGGCGTGGATGGATGGGGCCGGCGGTGGGTGCTCCGGCCGGCTCTGGTGCTGGGGGCGGCCGCGGTGCCTCTGGCCGGCTTCGCCGTCTATTTCTGGTCGCGCGGCGCGCTCCACGAACTCTGGCGCAGCGCGGTGGTCTACAACATGCTCTACCGCTGGCTGCCGGTCGCCCTCCGCACGCCGGGATACCACTGGCAGGTGGTCCGGTCGCTGGCGCCGGAGCAGGGCGCCCTGTGGCTATTCGCGGGCGGCTGGGCGCTGCATGCCTTCTCGGTGGGGTTCAGCCCTCAGACCCGACTGGTGGCCTACTGGGGCGTGGCAGCTCTGGCGGCGGCGCTGACCACCCGTCAGGTTGTTCCGGCAGACTTCCTTCAGGTGGTGCCCCCGTTGGCCATCGGCGCCGCCCTGGCCGCGACGAACCCGTCGGAGCGCTTCATGACTCGGGACGCGCGCGGGCGCCTCGAGACGCGCAGCATCATGCTCGCCCTGCTGGCTGCGGGCATGGCGGCCGGCTTCGTGTACACGGAATGGCGCGCCTACCACACGTACGCCTCGCGGGCCGAGGACCGCGCCGAGCGTGCCGCTGCGACCGTGGCGGACATGATCCGCGATCGCACGATGCCCGGCCACCCGATCTATGTGTGGGGCGCGGGGCCGCAGATCTACGTCCTCGCCGACCGTCCCGCCGCGCATCGGATCTTCTACAACCGTCCCCTGAACGCCTCGCGGGTGGTCAAGGAGTACTTCGGGCTGGGGGTGTTCGAGGACATCTGCCGGGCCTTGATCCGCGCGGAGCCGGTCTTCTTCGTCACCACCGAGGATGCGCTGCCCGAGGCCCCTGACCTGGAGGGGCCCCTGAGCCTCTGGTTCCGCTTCATGCGCGAACGCGTCGAGGGGCGCGAGCGCTACGAGGGGAAGCCGTGGCGGATGGAGGAGACTCGGCCCTACCTGCTCTACGTGCGCAAGGACCGCTCCCTGATGCCCTGAGCCGCGCGCGGCTCACGCCTCCCAGTAGCGTTGGGCCGCCAGGGCCGCGAGCGCATCGCTGTGGTAGAGCCCGCGGCGCCAGCGGCCGCGCAGCCGCGTGAGCGCGCGCAACATGGCCCAGGCGTGCCGCGATGGCCGCACCGTGGAGGGCCCCTGGCGCTGGAGGCGCACCGGGATGCGCCGGATCGCCAGGTTGTACTTGAGGGCGATGTAGAGCAACTCGATGTCGCCGGCGAACGAGGTCTCGACAAGCAGCGGGAACAGCGCGTCCGCCACCTCTGCGCGAAAGCCCTTCAGGCCCGCCTGCGAGTCGGGAATGCCGCCCGTCACCAGCAACCGCACCGCGTGGCGGAAAAGGCTCGTCGAGAGCCTCCGCGTCCAGGGCTGGCTCTCGTGGTACGCGCTGTCGGGCAGCGTCCGATCACCCACCACGAGGTGAAACCCCCGATCATTGATGAGCCGCTCGATGTACGGCAGGGCCGAATGGTCGAACGGCACATCGGCGTCCGTGAAGACCTTGCAGGACCCCGCCGCCGCGGCCATGCCGTCCCGAAGGGCGGCGAACTTGCCCCGGTTCGTGGGGCAAGATACCACCCGAAGCCGCCCGCCTTGGAGCCTCGTGAGCAGCTCGAGCGAGCCGTCAGTGCTGCCGTCATTGGCCGCGACGATCTCGTGGTCGGGGCAGCGCTGCTCCAGATAGGTCTGGAGCCCGCGCAGGCTCTCCTCCAGAAACGGCGCAGCATTGAAGACCGGGATGACGACCGAGAGTCTCACGGTCGAGGAGTCTTTCCTGCCAAGGCGTAGAGGAGGTTGCCGAGGGGCTGTCCCACACGATGTTCCAGTGTATCAAGTCGCTCGGCGAGGCGCCAGGAGACTCCCGCGAGGAAGGGCGCCACACCGCAGAACCGCCCGGAACGCCGCACGTCGAGTCCCGCGGCCCCCAGGGCCTGCACCAGCCGCCCGCGAGTGAACCGGGTAATGTGCTGCTCCCCACGCATGGGCGGCGACAGGCCGAAGAGGTCCATCAGCCGCTCGATCACCGGCCACAGACTCGCGCCGTTGGGCGTGGAGACGAGCAGCGCCCCCTCGGCGGCCAGCAGTCGGCCGAGAAGGCCCAGGAGGGCCGCCACCTGGGCCGCTGGCAGGTGCTCGATCACCTCCAGGCACACGATCAGATCGAAGCTCCCGTCGGCGAAGGCCATTTCGTTCGCCGCGGTCAGGTGGAACCGCAGGTTGCCTCTCTCGAACCGCGCGCGGGCGAAGCGAATGGCACCCTCGTTGGCGTCCACAGCGTCCACCTCCGCGCCCTGGCCGGCCAGGAAGTGGGCCACCACGCCCGAGCCGCAGCCGACATCGAGCGCGCGCATCCCGGCGCGCAGCAGGACCAGGGCACTCACGAGCTCGAGCTTGCGCCGGTGCCAGAAGCGCTGCACGGCCGGCCCCGCGACCAGCGCGTCATACTGATAGCTGCCGGGAATGGCCACCGGGTCGCCGCGCCGCCAGCCTTCGGGGGTGGCCTTGCCGCTCATGTCGCGGCCCCTTCCCGCGCCGGCGCAGGGGAGCGCGCCGGCCGCCGCAAGGCGGCCTCGATCAGCCAGGCCGCGATCAGCGCGGTGACGATGAGATGGTAACACGAGTAGTGGCACAGGCCCAGCCCCGAGAAAATCAGGAGCGCAGGAAGCGATAGCGGGAGCACGAAGCCCACGAGCTTGAGCATCATCCAACACCGCCGCGCCGCCAACAAGGCGAGTACGGGCACGGTAAGGAGGCCATGCATCGGGACCTCGAAGCCGAGAGTTCCGATGGCGATCCGCGGCGGGGTGGTCTGTCGTACGATTCGCCAGGCCCGCTGCGCGAGGATGCCCAGATACCACAGCGGGTCGCGCGCGATGTCGCCCAGAACCTTGTCGCGGACCACGTCCTCATAGTGCGGCAGTTCGTAGGGCATGACGTAGTAGCGTCCCGCCTTGTCCCAGTACGTATTCTCGAAGAGCACGCGCGTCCTTGCGGTGGCGGGCACCTTCACGCCGTAATCGCGCTCGAGGATGGGCAAGGCATAGTCGGCCGCCGCCTGATCATCCCACTTGTAGCCGTGGGTCGAGTCGAAGTCGCCCAGGCCGCACCAGATCGGGTGCCAGAACAGGTGGTTGTGCGAGCGCGGCCCGACATAGGGGTGCCCGCCCGCTGCCGCGACCACGCGCTGAGCCTGGGCAAACTTCGCATCGAAGAAATGCGCCCAGGCCCACGTGCCGACGCCGTACGCGGCCACCAGCACGAGCACCAGCCCCACCCTCACGAGCCAACTCGCCTGCGCGAGCAGCAGATAACACCCGAGCGGCGACAGGATGAGCACGAGCGGCTCGGGGCGCACCTGCTTGACGGAGGCCAGCAGCAGCCCAGCCGCCACCGGCACGGCCCACAGGTAGCCACGCGCCGCCCTGCGCTCGCCGAGAAGAGGCACGTGAAGCGCCAGGAGCCACACAGCCGCCGTGATCGGCCAGCCGAACGTGTTCTCCCGCGCATAGACCTCGTGCAACTGAAACGGGTTCGAGCCCAGCAGCACGGCCAGCACGAGGCCGAGGATCGGCTGGCGCACATACCAGAAGGACACGAAGAGAGCGACCAGCCCCGCCGTCAAGGCCATGGCGTTACAGGGCCGCACGCTGGGCTCGCGCGGCGCGCCCTTGAGGAGGGCATCGGGCAGGTAGAGCAGCGTGGTGCCCAGGCTGCCCGAGCGGTAGCTGTTCTTCCACTCCATCAGCAGCGTGTCGCCATGCCGAGCGATCAGTTCCCGGGCACCGTCGCGGCTGTAGGCCAGGTCCTCCCTCTCTGTTGCCACGGGGAAAAGCCCGAGGTAGTAGAGGAAGTACACAAACTTGTCCTGGGCGAGCAGCCCGGTGGAGGCCTGGAGGCGATAGCGGTCGCTGAGGCGATCGCGTGCAGCCCAAAACCCGCCCTGCCACGCGGGGATGAGGACGCAGCCGAGCACGAGGAGAGCCACGCGCGCCCTTGGTCCCTCGGGGACGCGAGAGAGCCGCTCGAGACTCAGAAAACCCTTGGAGAACACGCGCAGCGCCACCTAAGCACCCTCCCGCTTCTCTCCTGCTTCATCCACTGCCCAGGCTGTCACATTGTGCTGGGGCAGGAGGGGCCGGGCGAGGACCTCCATCGGCCAGCACAGCGCGCGCGCCGCCCTGCTCCGGGGGAGCAGCGCCCGAATGGCGAACGAGCGCCCGAACGCCGCGCGCATCAGGGCTCGCAATTCGGCGAGCGACAGCAGGTGCTTGCCGCGGTAGCTTCTGCCCCGCCGCCACCGCACGTAGGGCTCCATCCAGCGGCGCGGCAACCAGCCCACGCCCCAGAGCTTCACGTGAGGCTCGCGCGTCAGCAGCGAGAAGCGGTTCGGCGAATTGAAGAAGAGCACCGCGCCCGGCCGCATCACCCGGCGGGCCTCGGCCAGCAGCCGCGCCGGTTCCTGCACGTGCTCGATCACGTCGGTGGCGTTGAGCAGGTCGAAGCAGGAATCGGCCAGCGGCAGCTCGAGAGCGGAGCCGCACACGAAGGCCACGTTGCCGGTGCCGGCCTCGGCGAACCGCTTCTTCGCCAGCAGGAGGTCGGTGAGCAGAATGTCGATGCCCACCGCCAGCGCACAGCGCCGCGCCAGGCCGAACAGCGCGCTGCCCACGCCGCAGCCGATGTCCAGGGCCGTGCCGCCCGCGCCCACTGCGCGGCCCGCCGCGGCCGCGTGGCGGACAATCGTGTCCCACCGCCGCTCGCCGCGCCGCGGCGCCTCGGCCTCGTGCCGGTCCCACAGACGCCCCAGCGCGTCGCACTCGTCCCCGTGGTAGAACTGCCACAGGTCGCGGTACGAGGTGCGGGGCCAGCGGGCGATGACCTCTCGGCAGAACTCGCCGTGGCGCGGAGCGCCGGGCGAGTCGGGCCGAAAGTCGG encodes the following:
- a CDS encoding glycosyltransferase family 2 protein — protein: MTTETDTRPAISILIPIYNEESILEASVRELTGGLATYGLPYELVLCENGSRDRTVEIGERLCREFPTVRLLRCPIPNYGAALAMGIREARGDNIVCFEIDFYDIPFVEIAHVLLKKYDAVIGSKRARGARDRRPLIRRFITWGFNTFLRIVFGFTGTDTHGIKAFRAAPVRPLVDACKTDKDIFTTELVIRMERADLRLCEIPLEITEKRPAPVNILRRVPNALKGLWRLWKATRGIQRPAHPMESASTKQVEK
- a CDS encoding DUF3473 domain-containing protein, with translation MTIYNDLPNALTVDLEDWYHSVLEVDPANWLRHEDRVAAATERLLACLAERGARATFFVLGHVAERHPDLVPAIEAAGHEIACHGYEHRLVYTLSPNDFRDDLRRSLHLLRSQAKAPVRGFRAAYWSITRACPWALDVLADEGLAYDSSIYPTRTSLYGVPDAPRGPYRLRAPGGRALLEFPPSVLRLPVRNLPFAGGIYLRLLPYWFVRWAMRRFRRGGRPALVYIHPPEFDPGKPRLALPLARRVLHYARLDALRVKVPRLLADFAFTTLGALYDRCAADPKLPVWSLEGWRA
- a CDS encoding glycosyltransferase; this encodes MRLSVVIPVFNAAPFLEESLRGLQTYLEQRCPDHEIVAANDGSTDGSLELLTRLQGGRLRVVSCPTNRGKFAALRDGMAAAAGSCKVFTDADVPFDHSALPYIERLINDRGFHLVVGDRTLPDSAYHESQPWTRRLSTSLFRHAVRLLVTGGIPDSQAGLKGFRAEVADALFPLLVETSFAGDIELLYIALKYNLAIRRIPVRLQRQGPSTVRPSRHAWAMLRALTRLRGRWRRGLYHSDALAALAAQRYWEA
- a CDS encoding methyltransferase domain-containing protein — encoded protein: MSGKATPEGWRRGDPVAIPGSYQYDALVAGPAVQRFWHRRKLELVSALVLLRAGMRALDVGCGSGVVAHFLAGQGAEVDAVDANEGAIRFARARFERGNLRFHLTAANEMAFADGSFDLIVCLEVIEHLPAAQVAALLGLLGRLLAAEGALLVSTPNGASLWPVIERLMDLFGLSPPMRGEQHITRFTRGRLVQALGAAGLDVRRSGRFCGVAPFLAGVSWRLAERLDTLEHRVGQPLGNLLYALAGKTPRP
- a CDS encoding methyltransferase domain-containing protein gives rise to the protein MEFLDLLRCPACRGALRAGPQALDCPACSRRFEVVHGIPDFRPDSPGAPRHGEFCREVIARWPRTSYRDLWQFYHGDECDALGRLWDRHEAEAPRRGERRWDTIVRHAAAAGRAVGAGGTALDIGCGVGSALFGLARRCALAVGIDILLTDLLLAKKRFAEAGTGNVAFVCGSALELPLADSCFDLLNATDVIEHVQEPARLLAEARRVMRPGAVLFFNSPNRFSLLTREPHVKLWGVGWLPRRWMEPYVRWRRGRSYRGKHLLSLAELRALMRAAFGRSFAIRALLPRSRAARALCWPMEVLARPLLPQHNVTAWAVDEAGEKREGA